A region from the Sorex araneus isolate mSorAra2 chromosome 6, mSorAra2.pri, whole genome shotgun sequence genome encodes:
- the INPPL1 gene encoding phosphatidylinositol 3,4,5-trisphosphate 5-phosphatase 2, translating to MASACGAPGPGGAGPGAALGSPAPAWYHRDLSRAAAEELLARAGRDGSFLVRDSESVAGAFALCVLYQKHVHTYRILPDGEDFLAVQTSQGVPVRRFQTLGELIGLYAQPNQGLVCALLLPVEREREPESPDDRDASDGEDEKPPLPPRSGSTSISAPTGPSSPPPAPETPTTPAAESAPNGLSTVSHEYLKGSYGLDLEAVRGGASHLPHLTRTLATSCRRLHSEVDKVLSGLEILSKVFDQQSSPMVTRLLQQQSSAQTGEQELESLVLKLSVLKDFLSGIQKKALKALQDMSSTAPPAPLQPSTRKAKTIPVQAFEVKLDVTLGDLTKIGKSQKFTLSVDVEGGRLVLLRRQRDSQEDWTTFTHDRIRQLIKSQRVQNKLGVVFEKEKDRTQRKDFIFVSARKREAFCQLLQLMKNKHSKQDEPDMISVFIGTWNMGSVPPPKNVTSWFTSKGLGKTLDEVTVTIPHDIYVFGTQENSVGDREWLDLLRGGLKELTDLDYRPIAMQSLWNIKVAVLVKPEHENRISHVSTSSVKTGIANTLGNKGAVGVSFMFNGTSFGFVNCHLTSGNEKTARRNQNYLDILRLLSLGDRQLSAFDISLRFTHLFWFGDLNYRLDMDIQEILNYISRKEFEPLLRVDQLNLEREKHKVFLRFSEEEISFPPTYRYERGSRDTYAWHKQKPTGVRTNVPSWCDRILWKSYPETHIICNSYGCTDDIVTSDHSPVFGAFEVGVTSQFISKKGLSKTSDQAYIEFESIEAIVKTASRTKFFIEFYSTCLEEYKKSFENDAQSSDNINFLKVQWSSRQLPTLKPILADIEYLQDQHLLLTVKSMDGYESYGECVVALKSMIGSTAQQFLTFLSHRGEETGNIRGSMKVRVPTERLGTRERLYEWISIDKDEAGAKSKVPSVSRGSQEPRSGSRKPAPTEASCPLSKLFEEPERPPPTGRPPAPPRAAPREEPLTPRSKPEGAPEPEGVAAPPPKNSFNNPAYYVLEGVPHQLLPPEPPSPARAPVPPATKNKVAITVPVPQLGRHRTPRMGEGSSSDEESGGTLPPPDFPPPPLPDSALFLPGSLDPLPGPVVRARSGAEVRGPPPPKAHPRPPLPPGPTPGSAFLGEVTSGDDRSCSVLQMAKTLSEVDYGATGPGRSVLLPGELQPSRALPSDYGRPLCFPPPRIRESIQEDLAEEAPCPPCPQGGRAGGLGEAGMGAWLRAIGLERYEEGLVHNGWDDLEFLSDITEEDLEEAGVQDPAHKRLLLDTLQLSK from the exons ATGGCCTCGGCGTGCGGGGCGCCGGGCCCCGGgggcgccgggccgggcgcggcgcTGGGCAGCCCGGCCCCCGCCTGGTACCACCGCGACCTGAGCCGCGCGGCCGCCGAGGAGCTGCTGGCCCGCGCAGGCCGCGACGGCAGCTTCCTGGTCCGGGACAGCGAGAGCGTGGCGGGAGCCTTCGCGCTCTGCGTGCT gTATCAGAAGCACGTGCACACATACCGAATCCTGCCTGATGGGGAAGACTTCCTGGCTGTGCAG ACCTCCCAGGGCGTGCCCGTGCGCCGCTTCCAGACGCTGGGCGAGCTCATCGGCCTGTATGCGCAGCCCAACCAGGGCCTGGTGTGCGCCCTGCTGCTGCCCGTGGAGCGGGAGCGCGAGCCCGAGTCCCCGGATGACCGTGACGCCTCAG ATGGGGAGGATGAGaagcccccgctgcccccgcgtTCTGGCTCCACCAGCATTTCTGCCCCCACGgggcccagcagccccccaccagcccctgagACCCCCACCACTCCAGCTGCAGAGAG TGCTCCCAACGGGCTGAGCACCGTCTCACACGAGTACCTGAAAGGCAGCTACGGGCTGGACCTGGAGGCTGTGCGGGGCGGAGCCAGCCACCTGCCCCACCTCACCCGCACCCTCGCCACCTCCTGCCGGAGGCTGCACAG TGAGGTGGACAAGGTGCTGTCGGGCCTGGAGATTCTGTCCAAGGTGTTCGACCAGCAGAGCTCGCCCATGGTGACCCGCCTCCTGCAGCAGCAG AGCTCCGCCCAGACTGGGGAGCAGGAACTCGAGAGCCTGGTGCTGAagctgtcagtgctcaaggacttCCTGTCAGGCATCCAGAAGAAG GCTCTGAAGGCCCTGCAGGACATGAGCTCCActgcgcccccggcccccctgcAGCCGTCCACTCGGAAGGCCAAGACCATCCCTGTGCAGGCCTTTGAG GTGAAGCTGGATGTGACGCTGGGTGACCTGACCAAGATCGGGAAGTCCCAGAAGTTCACGCTGAGCGTGGACGTGGAGGGGGGCCGGCTGGTGCTGCTGCGGAGGCAGAGGGACTCGCAGGAGGACTGGACCACCTTCACGCACGACCGCA TCCGCCAGCTCATTAAGTCCCAGCGCGTCCAGAACAAGCTGGGTGTCGTGTTCGAGAAGGAGAAGGACCGGACCCAGCGCAAGGACTTTATCTTCGTCAGTGCCCGG aAGCGGGAGGCCTTCTGCCAGCTGCTGCAGCTCATGAAGAACAAGCACTCCAAGCAAGATGAGCCTGACATGATCTCCGTCTTCATTGGCACCTGGAACATGG GCAGTGTGCCACCTCCAAAGAACGTGACATCTTGGTTCACCTCTAAGGGTCTGGGGAAGACCCTGGACGAGGTCACAGTGACCATCCCCCATGACATCTATGTCTTTGGGACCCAGGAGAACTCGGTGGGGGACCGCGAGTGGCTGGACCTGCTGCGCGGTGGTCTCAAGGAGCTCACTGATCTGGACTACCGCCCG ATTGCCATGCAGTCGCTGTGGAACATCAAGGTGGCCGTACTGGTCAAGCCGGAGCACGAGAACCGCATCAGCCACGTCAGCACGTCCAGCGTGAAGACGGGCATTGCCAACACCCTGG GAAACAAGGGGGCCGTGGGCGTCTCCTTCATGTTCAATGGCACCTCATTTGGCTTTGTGAATTGCCACCTCACCTCGGGGAATGAGAAGACGGCCCG GCGGAACCAGAACTACCTGGACATCCTCCGGCTGCTGTCCCTGGGTGACCGGCAGCTCAGCGCCTTCGACATCTCGCTGCGCTTCACTCACCTCTTCTGGTTTGGGGACCTCAACTACCGCCTGGACATGGACATCCAG GAAATCCTCAACTACATCAGCAGGAAGGAGTTTGAGCCCCTGCTCAGGGTAGATCAGCTCAACCTGGAGCGGGAGAAGCACAAAGTGTTTCTGCGATTCA GTGAGGAGGAGATCTCCTTCCCTCCAACCTACCGCTATGAGCGGGGCTCCCGGGACACCTACGCCTGGCACAAGCAGAAGCCAACCGGG GTCCGGACCAACGTGCCTTCATGGTGTGACCGCATCCTCTGGAAATCTTACCCTGAGACGCACATCATCTGCAATTCCTACG GCTGCACCGACGACATCGTCACCAGCGACCACTCGCCAGTGTTCGGGGCTTTTGAGGTTGGAGTCACCTCGCAGTTCATCTCCAAGAAAG GACTGTCAAAGACTTCGGACCAGGCCTACATCGAGTTTGAAAGCATCGAAGCCATTGTAAAGACAGCCAGCCGCACCAAGTTCTTCATCGAGTTCTACTCCACCTGCCTGGAGG AGTACAAGAAGAGCTTCGAGAATGATGCACAGAGCAGCGACAACATCAACTTCCTCAAGGTGCAGTGGTCCTCGCGCCAGCTGCCCACG CTCAAGCCCATCCTGGCCGACATCGAGTACCTCCAGGACCAGCACCTGCTGCTCACAGTCAAGTCCATGGATGGCTATGAATCCTATG GGGAGTGCGTGGTGGCGCTCAAGTCCATGATCGGCAGCACGGCCCAGCAGTTCCTCACCTTCCTGTCGCACCGGGGCGAGGAGACGGGCAACATCCGCGGCTCCATGAAGGTGCGGGTGCCCACAGAGCGCCTGGGCACCCGTGAGCGGCTCTACG AGTGGATCAGCATTGATAAGGATGAGGCAGGAGCTAAGAGCAAAGTTCCCTCTGTGTCTCGAGGCAGCCAGGAGCCCAG GTCAGGGAGCCGCAAGCCAGCCCCCACAGAAGCCTCCTGCCCGCTGTCCAAGTTATTTGAAGAACCAGAGCGACCACCACCAACTGggaggccccccgccccgcctcgagCTGCTCCCCGGGAGGAGCCCCTGACCCCCAG GTCCAAGCCAGAGGGGGCTCCAGAGCCAGAGGGGGTGGCAGCCCCCCCACCCAAGAACAGCTTCAATAACCCTGCCTACTACGTCCTTGAAGGGGTCCCACACCAGCTGCTTCCCCCGGAGCCACCTTCACCAGCCAGGGCGCCTGTCCCACCGGCCACCAAGAACAAAGTGGCCATCACTGTGCCTGTGCCCCAGCTGGGGCGCCACCGGACACCCCGCATGGGAGAGGGGAGCTCCTCCGATGAGGAGTCGGGGGGCACACTGCCCCCTCCAGacttcccgcccccacccctgccggaCTCGGCCCTCTTCCTGCCCGGCAGCCTGGATCCTTTGCCAGGGCCTGTGGTCCGGGCCCGCAGTGGGGCTGAAGTCCGTGGCCCACCACCTCCCAAGGCCCACCCGAGACCCCCGCTGCCTCCAGGCCCCACGCCTGGCAGCGCTTTCCTGGGGGAAGTGACCAGTGGAGACGATCGCTCCTGCTCGGTGCTGCAGATGGCCAAGACGCTGAGCGAGGTAGACTATGGCGCTACAGGGCCTGGTCGCTCCGTGCTCCTGCCAGGGGAGCTGCAGCCCTCCCGGGCACTGCCCTCTGACTACGGCCGGcccctctgcttccctccacctcGCATCCGAGAGAGCATCCAGGAGGACCTGGCAGAGGAG GCTCCGTGCCCACCGTGCCCTCAGGGTGGGCGGGCCGGCGGGCTGGGCGAGGCCGGCATGGGCGCCTGGCTGCGGGCCATCGGCTTGGAACGATACGA